The genomic region TCTTGCGACCAACAGGCGGAAATATCCATGCGACTCGATAAGTCGAGCGCAGAATTGATAGCAGTAGCAGGTGCGCATCCGAAGATGGCACCGCCATGCCTATATCTTAACCAGCAAATATGCTTACCATTTTGTCGTTGGGCGTTGGCTCTGTACCGGGAGCTTGTCGATGAGAAGAAGTCTGGAGAAAAGAAATTTTGGCGGAGCTTGCAATAGAAAAAGAGGATTGTGGATTGATGAAAAAAGCTCGGGCCACCAGTAGGGTTCAGTGGGGCAGAATTGCTGAGAGCCAGTGCGCCAACCAAGTGTGGGGCAGCTGGTGGAAGATCTAGGCTCACCCCACCCGTAGACTGACCTTGGCATCAAGTTCGGGCCTTTGACTCAAGGTTGGAGTGAGAACTTGTAGTATGAGTTTGATACCCCATGTTCGACATTCACATATTCAGTTCTTGAAGGACTAGCCACTCAATACTAGAGCACAATACTTTAGGAACCCTTCCAGTTCAACAGAAACCAGACAAAGCCCAGCATGGCGCCATCACTATGTGCCATCTGCAAGACCGAAAGGGCATACATCAAGCGACCCAAGAACCACGCAAAGCTCTGCCGAGAGTGCTTCATCAGAGTCTTCGAGGACGAAatccaccacaccatcacatcATCCAAATTATTCTACCCCGGAGAGAAAGTTGCCATTGGAGCCTCCGGTGGCAAGGATTCGACAGTCTTGGCCTCCGTTCTCAAGACACTCAACGAACGATATGGATACGGACTAGATCTTGTCTTACTGAGCATAGACGAGGGCATCACCGGCTACCGAGACGACTCTCTCCAAACAGTCAAGAACAATGCCGTCCAATACGGCATGCCCTTGACAATAGTCGGATACAAAGAGCTATACGACTGGACCATGGACGAGGTCGTCCAGACCATCGGCAAAAAGGGGAACTGCACCTACTGCGGTGTCTTTCGACGGCAGGCTCTCGACAGGGGCGCAAAGATGTTAGGGATCAAGCATGTTGTCACCGGGCACAATGCAGACGATGTGGCCGAGACGGTCATGATGAACCTGCTGCGCGCGGACCTGTCGCGTCTCTCGCGAAGCACCAGTATTGTGACAGGAGACAACAGGTCTGAGGTGAAGAGAAGCAAGCCACTCAAGTACGCATACGAGAAGGAGATTGTGCTGTATGCCTTCCACAAGAAGCTCGAGTACTTCAGCACTGAGTGTATCTACAGTCCCGAGGCCTTCCGTGGAAGCGCCCGGGGTCTCATCAAGCAGCTGGAAAAAGTACGACCAAGCGCTATCCTGGATATTGTACGAAGTGGAGAGGACATGGCAAGATTGGTGCCCGGAGagtcaccatcatcttgcGGGTGCAAAGGACAGAAAGCGCAAGCACATGTGGCCACTGCTGTGGAAGAGGGCATAGGTGGTTGCGGGTCAACAAACGGCCGCACTCCAGGAGGTGAAATGGCCGCCTTGGATAAGCAGCTCAGGGAGAACGAAGAGTACGCAGAGCTAGAGGTCGACGTCACAAAGACAATACCCAAGCCAAAGcaaggagagaaggagaCACAAAAGGAACTACCCATCAGAACTTCCAGTGCTCCATCAAAGGGAGGACGACAGGTTCTAGGACAGTGTAAGCGCTGCGGGTACATGTCAAGCCAGGAGATATGTCAAGCATGCACGCTCCTGGAGGGGCTGAACAAGAACCGGCCCCAGATACAGATTTAACATTTTGTACACCACCATGGTGTCGAAGAGGATCATGAGAATGAGGTCGTTCGCGGTCTATCATATGTGCGCCCTCTTCTTTCGACACCAGTGCCTTCTTCTTTACGCCGCCTCCATCCTTGTTGATTAGGAGAAGCGTTTCTCGCCCTAGAAATTGTAAGCTTTTTGCGAGAAAGATGATTGTTGAGGAAGCACGTACTCTCCAAGGCTGATTGACTTCGAAGCCTGGCGGGGCTATGGCATTGTCTGTTTGCCCTCGCAAGACTCCTGTAAGTCGTCTGTCGCGGTCCATCACTGCGTTCATATATCGTTAGTATAGGTTCAAGAGCGGGACCTCTTTGTAGAGAAATATTGCTTCATACTTTGCTGTTGTTAAGAGAAACATGTTAGCTCGAGAACCAAAATCCAGCTAAACAAGGCGAACATACCCTGTCCCAGGTATCAAGGGACCATCTGTGCTTCTTTCCGCCACCGGCGTAGTGTCTGATTCCGCTCAGCCCAGCGCCAGTCACGCCAAACATCTGTCCCCCCGCCCATCAGCATCTATGATCCTTCCTCATGTTTGGTGGGCGCATGAATTCGAGGAGCTCTTACggcagtgatgatgacatAGGGAATGAGAGTCTCGAAGGGAACGGGCATCGTGACGGTTGTGCGGCCTGTCAATTGAGTTAGTGATAATGTCACAGCAAATACAAAACAAGGGAGCATACCCGAAGCCTCTGTCCAATctatgtggtggtggtgtggtgtctGTAACTGCGCAACCTCGAAGCGCAAAGCCCAAGGTCCAGGTCTCTCGTCACGGCGATAGCGGTACTTGGACTGTGGCTCTCCCCAATTCCAATTGGCGAAGCTCTGAGTGGATGATTTCACTTTCTTGCCTCAGGCACCCAACCAATTCCCTCGAAAGCTCGGATCACCTCttcaaggctgccaagcACCAGACCCACCTTCAAATTCACTGACTAATCAGTCCAAATGCAACCTTGCATTGCAGCAAACCGGGGGGGTCCAACTCCAGTAGCCAGCAACCTGAACACTTTCGCGATCAACCCAGGCAAAACTTCGACTCGCTCCAGAACCACATCCACAACCATTGACGGCCAGAAACTGCCATTTTCACGCGTCTCTACCCCAGAGCGTCTCCATAGAAGCCAAAAATAATCATATTCCTACCGAATTCCACCTTCCTCCGCGCGTTCAACACCCCAAAGCCTTGACCCACGAATCGAACTCaacttttttgttttttgtttttgcgTGTTTTGCGGCGCGGCGCATATAAAACCGAGATATATTCCCTGCGAGATACCAGTCGGTAGTGATTGTTCCCCCCGAACGATGCGCCGGGTGTTATAGCCGCCGAAGATCGGAATCATCACGCAAAAGACCGAGGTGACCTGGCTGGCTGGCATGCGCCGCGGGTTGTGAATACAACTTGGCGGGCGTGGGCTTCACCGAGATCCCTTGTTTAGGGGAAGCAGGAGCCTGAGATCAACCGAGGGGAATAAATAAGAGACGGGATCATAATGGCCGAGGCTCAGCTCATGCAGGAGCAGCTACAACTGAGCGTCATGCAGTCAGAGCGTGAGGCTGAATTCGCCGCAGATGGGGATGTGATCATGGGGGAGGATATCAGTGCGGCCGCTTCTCAGAGTCAGATTGACGTTGGGAGTCTGGCGGGTGAGCATTACGAGGATGCGGAGATGGATATGGATGCCGATGGGGAGCCTGACGACGGCGGGGAGGAACACGACGATCACAGCAGTGCCCAACACAGCGACTCGgagcaggaagaggatggggttttcgaggaggatgccgaggaggaagaggataATGAGATTGTTCCTGCCAGAGGCCGTCAGTCGCGACGAGGGAGCAAGGGGAGGACAACAagggatgaggatgctgaagaggacgaggacgaggaagatgatgagggtgtcGGGGCGGTCAAGATCAAGCCTGGCGAGACAGATGATGAGTCGGATAGTGCCCACTCTGCGGATTCTGCCAGTGTCAGTGACAATGACTCTGATGCtggtgccgaggaggagtgggagccCGCGAATAATGAtgaagcggaggaggatgaggatgagactGATGACGGACACTGCATCTTCTGTAAGCAGAGTGAAGAAAACGATCCGGCAGAAGAGTTTGAGGTATATTTGGCTTGCACCAGGTGTCAGGACAACGGTCGGTGAACTCCCTGGCTATGAGTCGTTGTTTGCCATCTACTGACAACCAGTTGTACAGCTCACCAACAATGTGCCCGTGACAGCAAGGCATTGGATGGCGAAACGAGTAGGTGGTCTACGAATACATCGTATAGAACCGTGCTGACAACAGCTGCAGGTCCTGAGAGCTGGAAGTGCCCCAAGTGCGCAGACACTGAATCAGAATCCGACGCCCATAACGAAgaagatgtcgagatggaTGGCATCACTGACACCAGTGCTCCTCCATCTGCCCGGCGTGCACATGCGCCAAAACTAGCGAGGGACCTGCTTCCGTCACAAAAGGGCGCTGTCAAGCCAGAATCACACTCTGTCTTCAACCAACTCGTCCTCGACGAGGATCCTATGGACGGATCGCGCGTGCTTAGAAAGCGGAAAACATCATCGATCGAGCCTGACGAGCACGTTATGGCCCTGCGAAAGAGGCGTCGGACAACAGAGGAGGCGAGCAACGAGGAAGCCTCAGCCAGCAGGGAAGGATCATCTAGACCAGTGTCCCGATCTTTACGGCTCAAGATTTTACAGAGCTCCGGTCCTGCTTCTGTCACGAAGAAGACACGGAACAGCATCATCGTCAAGATGCGCGTGAATGCGGTGGAACTCGCTCGGATCTCATCTGAAAAGCCCAAGGGCCTTAAGAAACGACCTAATAGATCTAAGAGGTCGGGGAGATCGGGAAGATCGGCAAGGCGACCATCTAGAAATGACGGGCCTCGCGGTGCTGGGGCGGTCCAAGTCCCAATAGCCACTCCGTTTACTAGCACGAGCTACTCTCAGCCATTTTACTCTTTCTACGATAGGGAGACGGACGAGCTAAAGGGAAAACCATATGGTGGCATCTTGACCGAACCCGAAGCCGACACGTCCAAAACGATGCCGACACCCGAAGACCGACGTCGCTTCGACGAGGCAAAGCAAAAGGCCGAAGAAGAATGGAGACAGAGGCTGCTGCAGGTGCAAGCCGAGACTGAAGTGCCGAGCAAAAAGTCTAAGAAGGCGTCGGGCCCGGCCAGCCAGATCGAGTGCATCCAGTTTGGAGGCTGGGAGATCGATACGTGGTACGCGGCGCCGTATCCCGAGGAGTACAGCAGGAACCGGATTCTTTACATCTGTCAGTTTTGCCTCAAGTACATGAACTCGGACTATGTCACCTCGAGGCACAAGCTCAAGTGTCCGGCGAAGCACCCTCCTGGGGATGAAATTTACCGGCACGGGTCAATTTCAGTctttgaggttgatggacGCAAGAATCCGGTTTACTGCCAAAACCTCTGCCTGCTCGCCAAGCTGTTTTTGGGATCCAAGACGCTTTACTACGACGTGGAGCCGTTTTTGTTTTATGTCCTCTGCGAGTATGATGATTTGGGGTATCATTTTGTGGGGTACTTTTCAAAGGAGAAGCGGGCGAGCAGTCAGAACAATGTTTCTTGCATTCTGACGCTGCCGATTCACCAGCGGAAGGGGTATGGGAATTTGCTGATTGACTTTTCGTATCTTTTGACGAGGGTTGAGCAAAAGACGGGGTCACCGGAGAAGCCGCTTTCGGAcatggggttggtgtcgtATAGGAATTATTGGAGGTTGATCATGTGCAAGTATTTTGTGCAGCagcgggaggagaaggggttgagcATCAAGAAGATTTCGGATGATACAGGGCTGACGGCGGATGATGTTGTTTcggcgttggaggggttgaggtgttTGGTTAAGGATCCGGTGACGGGACTTTATGCGTTTAGAGTTGATTTGGGGTTTTGTAGGGAGTATgtggagaagtgggaggggaaggggtatgTGCAGTTGAACGAGAAGGCGCTGACTTGGACGCCGTatgtgatggggaggagcaATGCGACGAATTTTGAGCTGGGGCCGGCGTTGACGGCTATTgcgccgagggaggaggaggaccacCAGGGGCAGAAACCGATTGTTGCTGGGGACGGTTTGGTCAATGGGAATGGGTCGTTTACTACGCAGTCGGAAGCGGGGCCGGGACAAGATGTCAAGCCGCCGCCGGTTGAAGGTCATGTTCTTGAGTCTACGGAGTCGTCGACGGGGGAGTCGAATGGTTCTGCCGAGGTCAAGCCTGCAGAAGATGCAAAcggggagttggaggatgaaCCACAAAGCGAAGATAACAAGAACTTCCCTGGCTACTACGACGAGAACCCCCAACAGGCCAAAGCCGATGTGGAAGAAGGCACGCAACAAGAGCAAGACTCCGAACCCAAACAAGATCCTAGCGGTTGGATGTCCCAATACATTGGCATTCCTCCCTCTCGATTCGAAGTCGTCCCACCGCTCAACCCCAGACGAACAGACCGTTCTAGAGCTGTGGTCTCCCGGCCCCCGGTTGTCAGGACGGCAAGCAGCGCTgcgaggccaaggccaaaaCGGTCAGGGGGAAGTGCGAGAcgtcctgctgctgctagGCCGAGGGCTAGCTCGAGTGCGAATAATAAGAGGAAGCCGGGTGGTACGGGCAGGGGGCCGGGAAGGTGGCCCAAggggacgaagaagagtGATTATGGGAATGCGGATAGTGGGCCGGGGTTGCCGCCGGGGTGGATTGCGGAGCGGCagaaggagggtggggagggggtgatggatACGGTGCAGGTGCAGAGTcctggggggaaggggaaagaggagatcgatttggtgatgagtgatgtggttgttgatgggggggcgggggaaggggaggagtgattgggggggggttaaGCATTGGTATTATCTGGGAAGGGTAAGGgcaggggagggatgggggttatTGATACCACGGCGTTTTTTTGTTTGAAGCGAGGGAATATTATTGTTATAcatttggtgtttgggttcgttttcttttcaggaggggggggggagctGGGTGGAAGGAAGGCCTGTGTGCGTGAGTATTGCTTTGAACTATTTGCACAATTGTACTTTTAACCACTTTTGTTCGAGGGTTGTGTGGTAGAGGTTCTTTTCTTATAAGATATTTGAGGAAGCTGAAAGGTTGTGAACAGCAGGTTAGACAAGAGCGTTTGAACAAGAATAATGGCTGTCCACTACATAGATGTCTCTCAGGTACCTGCCCTCCACGACGTGGCCATGCCACGGTCACAGATCGTGTGGCATTCGAGATAGCAACATTTACGTCATGGCCGTCCACCTTCAGGTGGTTCCTCTATGATGTGCTGCCCAGAATAGTCTAGCGCAGGCTGGAGGCTTTCTGGAATGTCTTGGCATGCTTCAACACTGCAGCAGCCGCCACTTGCACTTGAAGccatttttgttgttgtcaacTGCCTGTCAGCTTCATATAGAGTTTTGTTGGAGGCAGAAAGGTCCGAGTTAAGGTCTGATGAAGACCTGGTGAGGGCTTGTCTAGTTTTCCGAGGCGCAAAGGTTGGCGTTGAACTTGTGTTATGCTGGAATCTCGGTAAATGGCCGACAGATCTCCTGTATATCCACTCTATTGTCATCTCTCCAATCTTGAAATTGGAAAGCGCGAGATACAATTTCATCTTTTCTCATCTTTTCCTTGTGCCGCTGATGAATGTTTGAAGTGGCAGAGGATACAGTGCCAATTGCAATTGAGTTTCCAGGTAGTCAGtggcttttcttctttttcttttctttttttttaagcAGTTGGAACAAgctctccccctcttcacatACATCAATCAGGTCTCACACACCACACGCAGCTCCAACCACCGAGCGCGCGCCACTCCCAACATACGGTACCTAACCTACCTAAACAGTGCGAATCAGGggctgaaggagaaggcgaaaaAGCTTAACGTGGGTTGCACGATTACTTGTTGCTACCGACACGATCGCAGGTCCCTACTGTCTCCTATCATCGCAGCGTACCAACTGACGCTCTTCGCCTTACCAAGACCTACTATCCCCTGAACTTGGAAGGTTGGTGGCGCGTCCTTTTAGAGGTTACTGCTCACACAATCGGCTGCCAAGCTCCCGTCGGCACCACCCAGCATCCCTCCCCCGGCCGGCGACACGCACCACCCACTGCTTGCTGCTacttaccaccaccacttctcAGTTTCCTAGCTTTCTTCCCTCTGCGACATTACCGGCCTCCCACTCTCTCGACATCCGCTACCGCcgggtcttcttcttcacacACCGACGCCCAACATGTCGAAAGTCATTCGCAGCGTCAAGAATGTCACCAAGGGTTACTCCAGCGTCCAGGTCAAGGTGCGCGAAGGTGGGTTCCCTCTTCCCTCGTCAACGTCGTCCCAAACTGCGCCGTATCATGCGCGCAAATCGAACCCGGCCCGTTAGCTAATCTTCTGGCAATGCAGCGACCAGCAATGACCCATGGGGACCGACAGGAACACAGATGAGCGAGATCGCTCAGTTGACGTACAATTCGTGAGTGCATACGCAACCTCACCGGTGCCGGCCGCTGGCTGTGCTAGCACAAGGTGTCTCCAACCACCAATTTTGCTGACACAACCCCCGACAGGTCGACCGAGTTTTACGAGATTATGGACATGCTCGACAAGCGGCTCAAtgacaagggcaagaacTGGCGACACGTGCTCAAGGCGCTCAAGGTTATGGACTATTGCCTGCACGAGGGCTCCGAGCTGGTTGTGACGTGGGCCAAGCAGAATATCTTTATCATCAAGACGCTGCGCGAGTTTATCTAcattgatgaggagggcaaggatgTGGGAGCGAATGGTGGGTGGCGTTGGAAATGCTTCTGTCGTTTTTGCCGGGGATGGGTTGGCTGACTGACTTTGATTTTGGATAGTTCGCATTGC from Podospora bellae-mahoneyi strain CBS 112042 chromosome 4, whole genome shotgun sequence harbors:
- the CTU1 gene encoding cytosolic thiouridylase subunit Ctu1 (BUSCO:EOG09262IZ6; EggNog:ENOG503NVX5; COG:J); protein product: MAPSLCAICKTERAYIKRPKNHAKLCRECFIRVFEDEIHHTITSSKLFYPGEKVAIGASGGKDSTVLASVLKTLNERYGYGLDLVLLSIDEGITGYRDDSLQTVKNNAVQYGMPLTIVGYKELYDWTMDEVVQTIGKKGNCTYCGVFRRQALDRGAKMLGIKHVVTGHNADDVAETVMMNLLRADLSRLSRSTSIVTGDNRSEVKRSKPLKYAYEKEIVLYAFHKKLEYFSTECIYSPEAFRGSARGLIKQLEKVRPSAILDIVRSGEDMARLVPGESPSSCGCKGQKAQAHVATAVEEGIGGCGSTNGRTPGGEMAALDKQLRENEEYAELEVDVTKTIPKPKQGEKETQKELPIRTSSAPSKGGRQVLGQCKRCGYMSSQEICQACTLLEGLNKNRPQIQI
- a CDS encoding hypothetical protein (EggNog:ENOG503P780; COG:S) produces the protein MPVPFETLIPYVIITAMFGVTGAGLSGIRHYAGGGKKHRWSLDTWDRRSDGPRQTTYRSLARANRQCHSPARLRSQSALERRETLLLINKDGGGVKKKALVSKEEGAHMIDRERPHSHDPLRHHGGVQNVKSVSGAGSCSAPPGACMLDISPGLTCTRSAYTVLEPVVLPLMEHWKF
- the SAS3 gene encoding Histone acetyltransferase (COG:B; EggNog:ENOG503NU4H) — translated: MAEAQLMQEQLQLSVMQSEREAEFAADGDVIMGEDISAAASQSQIDVGSLAGEHYEDAEMDMDADGEPDDGGEEHDDHSSAQHSDSEQEEDGVFEEDAEEEEDNEIVPARGRQSRRGSKGRTTRDEDAEEDEDEEDDEGVGAVKIKPGETDDESDSAHSADSASVSDNDSDAGAEEEWEPANNDEAEEDEDETDDGHCIFCKQSEENDPAEEFEVYLACTRCQDNAHQQCARDSKALDGETSRWSTNTSYRTVLTTAAGPESWKCPKCADTESESDAHNEEDVEMDGITDTSAPPSARRAHAPKLARDLLPSQKGAVKPESHSVFNQLVLDEDPMDGSRVLRKRKTSSIEPDEHVMALRKRRRTTEEASNEEASASREGSSRPVSRSLRLKILQSSGPASVTKKTRNSIIVKMRVNAVELARISSEKPKGLKKRPNRSKRSGRSGRSARRPSRNDGPRGAGAVQVPIATPFTSTSYSQPFYSFYDRETDELKGKPYGGILTEPEADTSKTMPTPEDRRRFDEAKQKAEEEWRQRLLQVQAETEVPSKKSKKASGPASQIECIQFGGWEIDTWYAAPYPEEYSRNRILYICQFCLKYMNSDYVTSRHKLKCPAKHPPGDEIYRHGSISVFEVDGRKNPVYCQNLCLLAKLFLGSKTLYYDVEPFLFYVLCEYDDLGYHFVGYFSKEKRASSQNNVSCILTLPIHQRKGYGNLLIDFSYLLTRVEQKTGSPEKPLSDMGLVSYRNYWRLIMCKYFVQQREEKGLSIKKISDDTGLTADDVVSALEGLRCLVKDPVTGLYAFRVDLGFCREYVEKWEGKGYVQLNEKALTWTPYVMGRSNATNFELGPALTAIAPREEEDHQGQKPIVAGDGLVNGNGSFTTQSEAGPGQDVKPPPVEGHVLESTESSTGESNGSAEVKPAEDANGELEDEPQSEDNKNFPGYYDENPQQAKADVEEGTQQEQDSEPKQDPSGWMSQYIGIPPSRFEVVPPLNPRRTDRSRAVVSRPPVVRTASSAARPRPKRSGGSARRPAAARPRASSSANNKRKPGGTGRGPGRWPKGTKKSDYGNADSGPGLPPGWIAERQKEGGEGVMDTVQVQSPGGKGKEEIDLVMSDVVVDGGAGEGEE